The window AACGGGAAGCGCAGGCGCAGGCCTCGGACCTGCGAGCCCTCCGGGTCCCGGGGCCACGCACGGCACCCCGCCGGGCGACGGAGTCGCAGGATGGAAACGCTGGCGAGAGGTCGACGTCGTGCCGCCGCCTCAACGACTCGAGGAACtcctcgtcgttctcgcTGCCGCTGTCAAAGTCCACGTTGCCGGTGAGTGTTGGTCGCTTCTCTACACGTGGACACTCATATCCGTACACGTACATCTGCGCccacgtatatatatatatatatatatataaatatatatccTTAGGTCCCCAACGACGCGCAATGCGGGAGATAGGTATCGACACGGCAATAGGCGCGGAGATGACGCGTGCGCTGGTGCATAACGTTATCTGCGTAAGGCCGGATCGGTTGAAGCAGAACGCCGTTTGGATCACAACGCATACCGAAACCGATAAACGTAGGCCCCGCGTCGGCACGTGAAGACCTCTCATGGAATGCCGGTGGGAAAAGCCTTGCCTGTATTAGCAGATCTGCTATGGAGCCCAGCAgaggcgcgcctccgtcttccctctttttaGACAGGAAAGTGGACACCCTCGACAAAGAGGCTGGCGGCCTGGTTCTTCTCTGGATCAAACCTCGTGCGTGATTAGAACACTGTGGAAGAGGGCGGATCCACAAAACTTGCATTTCTCGGTTCAGTTTGTTTCCTTTGTGGTGCGCACAGAGCTCATGACGCTTGCCTCTGCGGTCGAGGCTGCTGAATTTGCGGCGGGCGGTTCCGCGAGCAGTTCCCCTGCCGGTACAGACGCCCACAGTCATCACATCCCACCGTCTGccggtgaagaggaagacaggccGAAGCGCGTCTTGTGTGTTCGTCACATTCTTGCCGCTGCAGCTCAGATACCCTCTTTAGACTGACCGTCTCAGTACCGCTGTTGTTCCAAGAGAATTCCACACGGGACAGCTGAAGAGTCTGGCGCTGGGAAGGGGATGTGTTTTTTCAAGAGCTTTTGCAGGTGCGCCCGCCATGAGAACGCGGTCTGCGGGTCCACCTACCTCACCTACTCTGGGAGGTGTGCAAGACTCAGCATGCGTCAACACCGCATTTTGTGGATTCGAAGAGTTCTGAGAGGAACCGAGCTGTGCAAGCGACACATTCTGTTCTAGCACGATCCGCGTCTGTCGTGCCGGAGGCCACAGAAAGGTTTTCACACTTGGACCTAACTGCGCAGCTTTAAAAGGCTTCCACTGTGACTCCAGGCTGGTGTGCAATGGGCGTCAGTTTCTACAGAGCTCCGGCAATCAGGGGGCGTGTCACAAAGAACCACCTTGTCACTGGAcagtttctcctcgtcggtTTCTGAGAAGGAGCAAGAAGTTTTTCTGTCTGGAACCACTTGTACAGCTTGGCTCAGTCCACTCTTCAGTCCGCAGCGAGAACGCAAATCTCGGAAAGGGTTTAGGACTGCAGCTTCACAACCGACGCGGTCGTATCACCCAGCGGCGTGACCGGATTTGGCTGCAATCCATGTTTGTGTGTCGCTCATCGTTTCCGATGCCGACATGCGCTTtagaaggaaaacgaattCTCGCCGAGATTTTTATTCTGTGAGGGCGAGTGTCGCCTGAGGGGGCCGTGCTTCTGCGAGCGGAGGTCGCCGTGGACAGAAGGCAGACTCTTCGGTCGCTGCTTCTGTGGTAGATTACCGGAAGCTTGCAGACACCTGTTTCTATCAAAGAAAAACCGAGTGGACAAGTCTGCTTCGTGTCAGTGGAGCAGAAACCTATTTGGACGACAAACCCCAGGAGTTCCGGCTGATCCCCCAGTGGACGCTCGGAAACGGCCATGGAATGCAAGCGTTTTCCAGTGTGCGCAGTTTTCCGCTTCCTGGTCGATCGTCTTCCGACTTCCTTATGCGTTTTACTACCCAGAATCAAGTATTTTAGCGAAGCTGCTCTTTTTGCAGGGGTGGCACTCGCAGGGGGTTATGTATCGTTAGATGACCGGCTCGGGCCACTGAAGGCAGCCCCTGCGGCGTGTGTTGTCTTCGTTGCTAGCACGGCGCAGTTCGGAGAAACGGACGAGGTAAGTAGAAGTGTTGTGCATGTTCCAGTCCCCATGCCTTGCATTCGCCGTGTTCCAGTCGATTGCTGCAAGGCTGTCCACTGCCTGGCGACTACATCCAGACCTCTGATTCGCGGAGGTTTTATCCGCGGCCTTTATTTCCACCAGTTCGATCAAATCCCATCGTTTGCACGCTCGGTGCTGCGGCCATTTTGTAGATTGCCTCCGCTCCCAGAGGTTGCCTCGGCTGTCCGATCTGCCCGAAGTGTCATtcgggaacgagaagagggaaggcaaAAGTCCGCGCGCATGGAAGGCCGGGTCCCGTTGCCTCCCCGAGGAAAGCCGGTCTGTCGAGCAGTTTGCCCAGACTGTTGCGCACGGTTGCTTGACGCGAAAGGCAAACCTACACATCTGGTTGTCAGGATCCCCGAGAGAAAGCCGTGGCCAGGCCATCTGCAGGGGTTGGCGACCAGACTCGGCTTTTCAGATGCATTTGAGTGTGTGACTCAGAATATCCCCGTGTGAACCAATCGAGCAAGAGTGAGCACGCGATTGTCTTTCACAacggcagaggaaaaagccgtgcttctcgctgtcgtctGGTGTTGCTGTCTTGTGATCCGCGTCTTTGCGCGTTTCTGGCCTTTCCTGCTACACGCCGATCGCGACGAAAACGGCGCTCCACCGCGAATCTGGCCCCCCCGTCTCTGAACACCACGGGGGGCTGTGTGGCGGGCGCAGCGGCGTTACCCCGTGGCATCCACGCGCCAGGATTGATGCTTTTCGCCATTCAGTCCCTGATGTTATCCGCAAAATATTCCTCCTGCGGGAATTTCGCACATCTATCCAGTCAAAAACGCTTCAAAACCAGCAACACACGTCTGTTGccgctcttctgtcttccaCGAGGAATTACGCCCCCCGGGGACAGTCCCATCGCGCacacctgtctccgcgcgtgCGCGCAGTCTCCCGGACACATTTTCCTGTCGCCCGAAGGGTCGAACGGTTGCTTTTTGGTGGATCGCTTTTCCCCGTGATTCACTACGTGTGTACGCAAAATATCCGCGAAATACGCGCCGCGAGACGGCGTGCTGGCCGCCCGAAACTTGTCTCCCGAGTCACCATGCAGAACATGTCGCTGTCTCGGTTGCTGGTTCTCGTCGTCCTGACTCAGCAACTGCTGCTGGCAGAAAGCTTCAAAGTCCCGGCCGGAGGAAGTTTCTCCTCGATCACATCGACGCAAAGCTTCGTTGCTTCTGGAAAGTATGACGGGAAACCCGCGTTCGCCGCAATTCAAGAGTCAGTGACGGCGGGGCCTCAGATGCGACGGGTCGCGTCGGCGCTGTCTATCAGGCTCCCCGATGGCGCTCGCACATCCAATGGTCGCCTTTCTGCGGAATCGTTTACCCTCGGCCCGCTacgcgcttcttccgctgcagGCGAAACAGCTGAAGACGACGAGGTGAGTCAGCGCGCCTCGTACACGCCCGACTCTCACGTGAGAGCAGCAGCGGGTTCGGCGCGGATCTAGACTTTTCCGCCGGCGACAGCGTGAAGTGTGTCACACAggttctccgtctcgtcgccGTGGCCAAGCCTCtcagagagcggcgaaagTTCTAATCTCACACCGTACGCGTGTTAGCCAAAAGCGGTGTTTGCGACGTAGTTTGGCGGTCCACGTTTTGCTCATGAGTCGTTTGGTGTGTCGGCGAAACGCTTGCCTGCCTCTGCTGTCCACAGGCATCCAATGCATCGACGAGTCAGGTGGTGACGCGTAAGGATCTTGTCGCCTCCGTAGCAGCTGAGCTGCAACTCTCTCGGGCAGATGTGGAGCGAACTGTCGGTGCACTCCTGCGACACATCGCCGCCAGCTTGGAGCAGGGACAAAAGGTGTCCATCTCAAAGTTCGGCAGCTTCGGTCTGAGACGTCGAGGCGAAAGAGTCGCAAGAAATCCCCGTACTGGCGAACCACTGAATGTCCCCGCCACAACTTTCCCGACTTTCAGCTTCTCCAAGGTTCTGAAAGACAAAGTGCGCGACGTCATGCCTGCTCatgaagacgacggcgatGACGACTCTGAAGagccgaagaaaaaaggccTGTTTT is drawn from Neospora caninum Liverpool complete genome, chromosome X and contains these coding sequences:
- a CDS encoding putative DNA-binding protein HU; translated protein: QLLLAESFKVPAGGSFSSITSTQSFVASGKYDGKPAFAAIQESVTAGPQMRRVASALSIRLPDGARTSNGRLSAESFTLGPLRASSAAGETAEDDEASNASTSQVVTRKDLVASVAAELQLSRADVERTVGALLRHIAASLEQGQKVSISKFGSFGLRRRGERVARNPRTGEPLNVPATTFPTFSFSKVLKDKVRDVMPAHEDDGDDDSEEPKKKGLFSWN